TGGCCAGTGTCATCCCCTTTGAATAGATCTATCTTTTCGCCCGGTTGCAGTTCTAGCATAGTGCCAGCTTCTACTTGCGCATTACCAAAAGCGCCACCTTCTGATAAAGGATCACCGGTTACTGGGTCGAATAGCCAGCCGTCATCATCGGTTATGTCGTAATTTTCACGGTATATTGCGCCTGTGTAGGGTGCGCGTGTTTGTTTACGTGTTAGCTCGGCATCGTCGTAGCTGTCGAATGTAATTGCTTTAACTAAGCCTGCTGCGCTGTCGGGCTCGCCACGTATTTGCCCCGGGTGTAATGGGTTAAAATGGTGCGCAACTTCATTAGCTGGAACTCGAACCAAGTTAGATAATGAAGCCGTATAGTTATACATTTCGCCGGGGTGTTCACGGTACATGTGGTATGCCACACGTTGGCCACGGCGGTTAAATTCAATGCCTGCAATAATCCGGTTTCCGTTAGCAAGATTATCGTTGTAATCAAGCGGCACAAAGTCAGCTTCTAATACTTGAAACTGTATTGGCACAATTAAGCCGGAGCCTACTCCGCGATAACGAACTCGTATAAAACATTCACCGCTTAAGCGTCTTGCTCGGGCAATTTGGGCTTGCATGCCGTACACATCTAACAAACCTTCTGGATCAAACTGTTCGCATGAGTGCTCCCAGCAATCGTTAATAATTTTGTTGATCTCTTTGCTTTTAGTTTTAGCGCGGGGTGTTATGCCAATGCCAATTTCGTTGGTTACTTTCTTTTCAATAGCGCTACGAATAAGCGGCATATTGCGATGGCCAGCCCGGCTGCGATTACGCAACTGGGGCAATGCGCCATTTAATGCACTATTGGCGCCGGTACTGGGTGCATAAACACCACTTAAACGCCGGCCATTGCTTGCGCCTTGATATGGGCTATTAAACACTACGATATTTTGCCCATTGGGGCCTAATATAGGTGATTTACGAAATGACATTACAGCCCCTTATTAACCTGCATTGCGTAGCCAAAGCGACGGCGTTTTTTATTAGGCGCTAGTGCTTTTTCCATCGTTGAGATCACCCGCTCCATTTCAACTAATGAGCGATAACTGATTTCATCACCGCTTGATAGACGAACTCGAGTCATGCCGCTGGCATAGGCTTTCTTTAATTCTTGTAGCTGAGTTTCGCTATACATTATGTTGTCCTATACCTTACTCGGCGCTGCCTTGGCGCGGCCTGTTTAGCTGCCGGCGCTTGGTGTTGCTTGTCGGGGTGATATACGTTTATGTTTTCGTTCCACGGTTGTGCCCAGCGGGCTGGTGATAACCAAAACTTGGGCTTGTGGGTTTGTAACTGATATTGCGCTGCTTCGTTGTAGCAGAGTAAATCCCAAGCTTCGTTGGCGCGTTTCTTGTTGGCTTTATCCCAACGACCTTGTTCGTCGCGGCTTTCTGCTGTTAGTTCTTCGTAAAACCATGCGCCAAGCCAGTCTGGAAAGTGCACATAACCAGAGCCTTCAGTTTCGCGTTCTAACTTGCTGCTTACGTTATCTTTTAATCGGTTGGTTGCCAGTATATGCAGTGGCACATCACCTTTTGCTGCGGCTTTACGATCTGCACGTTTGGTGTTATCTGGCCGCGTTATTTTTACCATTTCGGTTTGCGCTGAACTGCCGCCTTTAACCAGCATTAGCTTATGGTGGCGATTTTCAGTGCGTAGCTTGCGGTAATAACCGTAGGCGTTATCAGATACGCCATCTTCACCGCCGTGGTCACATACTATTAGGTGTACGTGCATTTCACGGCCGCTTTCATCATCTAGCGGGTAACCACGATCTAGTATTAATTTGCTAAGTTGGTGCCAGTCTTCTGGGTAACCAGCAGGATCAATCTGGTGATAACGCTCTGTTGGTTCGGTTGCGTTATCATCTTTAATTCGTGCTGATAGTTTTATGTTGTAACGGTCGATTACCCAGCGTTCATGCTCGCTATTGCCATGAACTTGCACAACAAAGCGCCTATCTTTACCTGCTTGTACGTCAACACAAGCAACTAGGAACAATGCGCCTTCTGGTACATGCCGCTTAGTTGTAACTTCTGCTCTTTCGGCTAGTCGGTCTGAACTACGTTTTCTATCTGATTTTTGATAGCTGTACGGCCTGCCCTGATCTGTGTTAATTGTTGCTTTTAACTTTTCTTGGCTGCCTGTTGCTTCAAAGTCTTTTACGCCGGATAGGTAGTTATAAACTAACTGCTCCCAGCTTTGAAACGATGCGGCTGGCCCTTCCATCCAATAGCTTAAAAAGTCGGTATCTATTAACGTGCCGGTTATTTCACCAGCGGCACTAATGTTGCAACCTTCTGGCACCCAACGCGATGCCATTAGCATTTGCTGCTTTGCAGTTTGCTTTATTTCAGCATCACCGCAGTGCGGGCAAAAGCAAGTAACTGTGCGGCTGGCTTTGCGTATATCAGTTTCGCTTTCATTCCAGCGTAAGTATTTCCATTGTGCTGGGAAGAACTCACCACAGCTGGGGCATGGCCAATACAGTAATCGCCGATCACCAAGGTTATATAGCGCACCAACGCCTAACGTTGGCGGGAATTCATGCGGCTTTTCAGTACTAGGTACCCAATCAGGATCTAATACTTCATAGCCTGGGCTGCTTTCTGCTACAGCCATGCCACGACTGCGGAATGACTGAGTACGTTTTAAGGCTAAATCGAACCCTGAACCTTCGCCCTCTACATCGAGCAAAGTTTGGCTGCGGTCGTAATCAGTGATAATTACGCGGCGCCATTCCGAGCTAGCGAATATTGATTTAGCCGGCCACGCTAGCTTTAAGTAGTTGCCTGCGCGTAAAACTTTATCATGCAAGTTGTTATCGTGGCCGCGTGGGCTAAGTAACGGTTGCAAGTCGGGCGAGTTATCAAGCATAGGCCCGATACGTTTCTTGCTAAACTCTGCCGCTTTCTCTTTTGTTATTTGCACTACTAGCATGTCGCTAGGGTCGCATTTCACATCGTAAGCAACAAAGCCATCTACTAATGCTTGGCTTTTGCCTGTTCGCGCAGGACCAACGAATATTAAGCCTCTATGCCTACGGCTAGTAAGCATGTCTAACGGTTCGCGCATGTAAGGCGTGGTTTCAATGTCCCATTTGCCCCAGTTGCCACTGGCTAGTTTTACTCGAGCATATTCTTGTACTGCTTCGGTAACTGACATTCGCACGGGTGGTTTTAGTAAGCTGGCGATATCGCGTTTAATTTGGCAAACATCACCATAATTAATCATCGTCTTCGTCTTCCGGTTCCATGCCGCCGCGAATGGCGTTCAGATACATATTTTCACGTACCTGATCAATAATAATTTGTACTCGTTCAAGTGCTGAACCCGACAAACCCACTTTTGATTCCAGTTCATCAACTAAACTATCTAGCGGGTTAACGACTGCTTTAACTAATTCAGCCATTGCCCGGGCAACATCATCGCTAGGTATTAAATCTTTAAGCTCAGTATCAAGCTTTAGCTTTTCCCGCTGGGCTTGGTACCAGGCTTTAAGATCCTGCGGCAACATTAATGCAGGATTAGCAAATTCGTTTTCTTCACCGGTAACAACGTCACCAAATAAGGCTGGGCCAATATCTCCCAAGTGATAAGTCGGGTGGCCTTTTCTTATGCCAGCTGGTTCAACTCTAGCGGTTTTTAATCTCGCTGATACTGTGCGTCGGTCAATGCGGAACGCTTCAGCGATACGACTAATGGACCACGCATAGGCATCATCGATGTTGTGCAATGTACCCATGCCATAGCGATCATCTATTTATATAAAGTTCTCTGAGAATGTACAGCTCGTACAAGTGCCCAGCCCTTGTAAACACTGGAAAAGTAATAACCTGTGGTGGATCACCATAAAACGCCGAAAAAAATTGTTTCACCGCGCTTCTGCGCCCCCGTGGTATTAACGAGGATCGGCAGGGTCCCCTGCGTCAAATTCCTGACGCAAATTTTCTGATGCCAGTAATTGCTTCAGCCGCAACTCGTGCTGCAGCCTTGCCCACTCATGCTGCTCTGCATCGTGCCGCTTACGGTTAGACCACACCTGCCACTGTATAAAGCCTAAGCCAACTGTGACTATGACACCTAACATTAACGCTAAGTTTGGCAGTGATAGCAGCCCGCCAAAGGCAGTACTGATTGCGCTAAAGTAAGCGGCTATGGTTGTCTGCTTTTCCATTGTTGGTTTCATCACTAAGTTATTCATATCACTGACTCCCGCTTTGGGCAGCCCACTGCTTAATTGATTCTATGCGTTGTTCGCACTGCTCAAGCATTGACTCAAGCCAGTTACTGTAACTAATGCTATCTGCGTTAGTGCTAACGTTAAAATGAGTTAGGGGCAGACAAGATTGCAGCATGTCGGCTGGTGGCGTCATGTATACCGGCTTGGTAATTGTCACTGTCCGCGTAATTACCTGCGGCTCTGGCGTACTTGAGCAAGCTAACAGCATCATTTGGCATAACAGTATTAGCCCAACTTTTAAGATTTTCATTTTTAGAAACTCTAATTTGCTTTACTTTTTCGTTTGCAACTTCTAATTCGTTTTGTAATCGTCTTGATTCTTGATTTGATTTATTTCTAATATCAGAAAGTAACTTACGATCTTTTAATAAGTTCTTATTTATTAATTCAGTAAATTCAATTTCATCAGTTAACCGCGTTACGTCTGCTTCAGCGTTAGCTAGGTTAGCTTGTAAGCTATTCACTTTAATAGTTAATGCCTTAGCATTTTGAATGGCCACATAAAGCTGAGTACCAACAAAGGTAAACAAAGAAATGATTGCAATTGCAATGATAGATATCATGATTAACTTAGTTCTACTCATTAGCATTAATTACCCCTTTTAGACATAAGTCGCGCTCTAACCTGCGACGTGTTCTTAAGCCAACTAACTCTTTGCCACCAGCATAAATCCAACCTTTACAGGTATTACTGCTACTACTGCAAGCGTGGGTTAGCTCAATACAAGCATCGATACGCATGTCAGAGTTAAGCAACGATAGCAATGTGCTTTGCTTAAAGTTAAAAGCGCCAACGTTATAATGAAATGATAAGTAAGCTGTGTGCTCTTGCTCTGTTAGTTTTACCTTAACTGCATTACGTAACTGCATATCATGTAATTTTAAATCTGCAGCAAATTGTTGATCACACTGCTCTACTGTAAATGCATCACCAATCACCAAGCCCTGCTTAACACTTCCATAGCATGCGGTTGGTATTCCAATCGGATCAGCATGCACAGCTAACTTAGCCGGATCATTAGTATCGTTTTCTAATGGAGCTATAAAAGCGCCTGCAGCAAGAATCACACCTGCCAAACCTAAACCAGACAATCTAGCGGTGATACTTTTCATATTTATTCCAGGCATAAAAAAACCCCAGCTGAGGACTGAGGTTAATTGATATATTTTGCGCGGCTTAAACACTTATAACTCGTTCAAGCATAACTAAATATAGCGCTTTAAAGGGGGCTTGTCGGCGTCATAAATGCGGCTTTTATAAAAAAACAATCAAAATTTGGTTTGACGGAATCATTGATAATACAAAACTGGAAAATTTACTCATTTTCAAGTTGTATCACGCTTTAACTTGCTCCGTTCTTCTTAGCAGATATAAGTTAGTTTGAGCAATTTTTATACCCTGCTTCACTAAATTAAAGATATTAAGGCCGTAAATTTAGAGTGGTTTTATCAATCTAATCGATAATCAAAAATAATTTGCATTTCTAAATGGCTTTATAAAGTAATAAAATTTATAAAAAGTGAATTAATTTGGTAAAGTATAAAATCATGGTATAAGGGAATAATTTGTCATAAAAACATATAAATACCTTCAAAAACAACTCCTATTTTGAGGGATGATTATTAAATAAATAATGAAAAGCTATTCTTGGTTTAGCTCTCAAGTTTACATCATAATGAGTGAGTGTTTAGCTAGCTTAGGCATCAAGCTTTGCTAACACTAACATATAAAAATTGGCAATTATTTTTTTACCTGATATTTAATGCTTATTGAAGTGTTAAACACCCAAGGTAATGGGCCAAGGCTTTAAGGGTAATGTGAATAATGACGACAGATAATGGATCATGGACAGATTTTGTACCGACAATTACTAAACCTATTGTTTATACTTATAAATATCGGAAGGTAATTCAAAAGTACTGGAAGATTATGCAAGTAAAGTTAAATTCTGGCAGGCCTAGTGTAATCATCACTGGCAGGGCTGGTGTGGGTAAAAGTGTTTTAGCTGCGCATTATCATGGTGAAGCTAATACCCAAGATTGGAATGAGCCAGGTACTAGCACTGACGTAGAAATAAAACCAATTACAATTGGTGAATGGACAAAAATCGTTGCAGTAATACCTGGTCAAAACACAAAGGAACGAGCAAGAGCCCTAGATGAAGCATTAAATAAAGCTAATAAATTAGACGGTGTTATACATGTTGTGGATTGGGGATTTACTTCAATTCGTGATTCAGCAGTAAGAAAAGAGATGGTTGAAAGTAAAGGTTTAGACTCAATTGAAAAAATAAGAGCGCATAATTTAGCTCTCGAATTAAAAGATTTTGAATTAATGCTTGATAAATTAGCAATGTCTATTTCTAATAATAGAGGGCCAGAGTGGCTCGTTATCGCTGTGAATAAAGTGGATTTATTCGAAAACAGATTACTAACAGCTGAGCAATATTACAACCCTTCTTGCACAAGTGAATTTACTGATAAAATGTGAGCGTAACCCCAACCACACATTCNCGATAAAATAAACTCGTTTTATAATATTATTGGTAAAAATAATATTAAAATTATTTCTTTACCTGTATGCCCTATGCCTGAATCGTTCACATGGAATGATGAGTTAATCAGGCCCCAAGTTAATAGTATTACAAAACAACGTAACTATCTTAGAGTTTTTATTGAGAAAATATCGTTGTTACAAAATGGAGTTGAATAATGGAGCAAAGTAATTCAAGTGAGTTAGATAAACTCGTTTCCATGGCTGAAGAAGTGTCAGATACAGTTAATAAAATAAAAACTCAAATTTCAAAATTAAGGAGTATGGCTGTAGTTTCATTTTTTGGTATTTATGCAACTATGGGTTTGATTTATATAATTATTCACCCTTCAAAGTGGATTATTGAACAACCTCTTTTTTTACTGATTTTTTTGATTTTACTGACGCTTATTTTAGGTGTCGCCTCATTATTTTATTTTTTCCAATATATCATCAAGCATCGAGTGTATCGGAATAAGTTAACTGCAGAAATTCAAATACTATACAGGTTACTGGATATGGTTCATGAGTATAAAGATAATATTTACGATACAAAACTAAGTTATGTTGAAGAAGCCATATTAGATATGAAACTGAGAAGATTAGAATTTTCAAGTAAAAATTAGCTCTTAATACTGAGTCAAATTACTAAAAGGCCACCTAAACGGAATTTGTGACTGGATCTGTTTTAATTATATTTTACCATCACTTAACTTTTATCAAGACGTCATAGTTTTTATGAATATTCTTGAAATAAAATAGTCTCAGCATGTAGCAGTGCTAAACGCTCCGTTAAGCTAAGCTTTTTCTGTTTAATATAACGCTTAGTGATTACTGCTTTTTGCTGTAGTGGTAAGGTATGCATTTTCTTATCAAGCTGTTCTATGTAATGAGGCACAAATATTTCATCAGCTTGGTGACTAAATAAATGTTTATCAGAGCTGATCCAAATTCCTGTTTGTAACATCTCACAACATCGAGCTGTTACCGATGTGCTGGCATAGCCTTGTAGCAACTCTTTGTTTGCCCAAAACCTACCCCACTGTTTTAACTCTGCTCGAAGTTCACGTATATTCATTATTATGATGTCTCCCGTGCTATGGTTATGGCGTCTAATAATTCAATTTTAAAAGCACTCTCACAAATCTGCATAGTCTGCCCAAAGCTTGGTTCTGTTTTCTTATGTTCCCATCGTTGATAAGTACTACGATCAATATTAGACATAAAGCAGACTTCCTCTTGAGTAAGCCCAATCTTTAAACGTACACTGCGTAGTATATGCCCACCATGCAACCTAACAGATTCATTCGACATACTACCTCCCAAACAACGCAATTAATGCTGCGTCGCGGCAATCTTCATTACTACGGCCAGTCCAACCGGTTAACTTATTAAAGTAAGCTGCATCTTTTTTACAGCGGGTTTTATGCCCACCCATTAATGGTCTACACGGTTTCACCTGGTATCCTGCTGCAGTAATTGTTTCTATTAATAAAGTGGCCACTGCTTTTACTTGTCCCACGTTCTGGCTAATGCGGTCATTAACCGCTTGTTTGTTTATGGCCTTGGGTAAAGCTCTTGGGAATGTTGGCTTTATTAAATTAGGTTCTTCTATTTTAACCTGCAGCTGCTGCGGCGAACCTTGCTTAGTTAACCAGGCAACAACCTCAGCAAAAGGCACGCGCTGCAGCTGCTCGATAGTGCGACCGTTTATTACAGCAAAACCACTTGCAGTTAAGTCTGGGTCTATACCTATAATTATCATTAAAACCCCTATTAAAACTTTCCGTACTGTAAAATTCTAAAATTGAATAAAACCTTTTATTTATAATGCATTACCTAATAATTAAGTTTTATCAATGCCTGTATTGTGCAAACTATTAAGTGATGTATTTAACCAGTCGTGATACTGCGATAACGCAACATGTTTAACCTCTAATGCATCAGCATTTATATACACTGCATCTAAACCTTTCTGCTTATGGTTAAGCATTCGCTCGCCTACCCAGTAATCAATGCCTATAGTTGCCCAAGCACTTCTAGCAAGTTTTCGTAAATCATGTGCGCTAAACTTACCTGCTGATGCTGCTCTAATCAGTTTCTGAGCATCATTGTGTGAATAGGCTTTACGGTTATATTCAAATAAATACTCACCTTGGCTTAGCTCCCTAAAAGCCAGTAGCATAGCTTTAGCCTGCTTAGTAATCGGCATAATGTGGTTGGAGTCAGTTTTAGTAATGGCAGCCGGTATCGTGATCTGATTAACTTCAAAGTCGAAGTAACACCATTTAAGTTTTCTGGTTTCACCTATGCGCGTAGCAAACATCATCATAAACAACAGCATGGTTTTAACTGGCTCGGATAAACCTATTATTAACGCCATAGTACGGCCAGCGTCACTTACTAATAACCGCCCTTGCTTAGGCTCAATGCGCCGTTGAATGTGATCACCAAACCGCATTGTGGCCATAGGGTTAATGCTTACTAAGCCCAGTTCATTGGCACTTTTAAAAGCCCGTTTTAATACAGCAAAATATTGTCTAATGGTGGACGGTTTAAGTGATGCATTCTGTAGCGGTAGCATTAAACGCTCATCAATAACTAATTTAGTTAAATCAGTAATTTTGATATTGGCCAAACGTGGTACCAGATGCTTTTCAATAGCGCATTTAACCCCTTTACGGCGGCTATCGCTTTTAACAGACTCGCGTTCAATACGGCCTAAATACCAAGTAAGCAGCTGGCCAACCGTTGCAAAATCACTATTTTGTACATCAGTACCAGTTGCTAATTTTTTCAATATTTCAGGAACTATCGAATGTGCATCTTTAGTTTTTAGTGCTGGCCAGTAACCTAACCGCTGTCTTAACTTTTTACCTGCTTCATATCGCACCAAATACCACGTCCCTTTATCGCGATTTTTATGTATGCGTAACGCTAACGGGTGCCTATGATCACGTAGTTCACCAATCGTTAAATCTGCTGCAAATCGAACCACAGCAGCATCAGTTATTGCTAACGCGACAGATTTCATTAACGCAGCAGACTTCATCATTCCTCAATAACCGCCTTATTGGTAAAGGTTTTAACGTTTTCAAGATGATCAACAATCAGCAATAATTCATTGCCGGCTAATTCATCAGCACGATAAACCGACTGCAGATCAGCTGGGGCATTTTCTAACGTGTTAGCAGCTGCACTACGCAAGTGGTTTATTGCTTCTTGTATGTGATACTGCGTTTCAAATTTATGTGTCATGCCTTACCCTCACCAAAGTCATTGCGGTATTTGTTTAGCGCTGCTCTATGCTGTTCTCGCTGCTTTTCAGGCATATCCGCTAATTTATTTTGAATAGCTAACCGGTTCATTTTCCCAGCACGTTTCTGATACAACCAAAAACAAGCTAAGGTTTCTGCTGCTGCCATTTCTTGCTGTTCTTTTGGCAACTGGCAAAGGTTCATATTGTTTGCACTCCTTATCTTCTGCTGCGACCAGTGAAAGCCAAAACTAAACCGCCATCTTCGCGCAAACGGTCAACAACACGAGTACCTACAGCTTCTTTAACACCTGTAATATCTAAATTGCTCACCAGAACAGTTGGCAGCATGTTGTTGTAACGGCCATCGATAACATCAAAAATAAATAGCTTTTCTGTATCGCTGCCATAGCCCATACCCACTTCGTCAATCACCAGTAAATCGATGCTTGCAAACTTTTTTATCAACTGTGTTTCTGTAAAGTGTGCACCAGGCCGCCAGCAATCTTTTAGCTCTCTGATCAGGTCTTGCATTTTCACAATGCGGCAACGCTTACCTGAAGCTAGCAATTGATTTACCGTTGCAGACATCAGCAATGTTTTACCTGTTCCTAGACTGCCGCACATAACCATATTTCCACTGCCGTCTAACTGAATTTTGTTACAAAAAAGCTTTATGCTTGCGAGGTTTTTAGCTTCGTGATCTTCTTCTGGAACGTAATCATCAAAACATGCATCAACATTGCGCAGTGATACACCCGCTTCAATTCTCGACCGTCTAACCAAGTCAGCAGCCTGTTTTTTAGCAAGCTGAGCATCTTCAGCACGTTGTTTTTGGTTGTTCTCAACAGCGCACTTAGGGCAATAATCATTTTTAAAAAACTTAGTGCCCATTGGCAGAAAACGCATTTCGTAATCACCGTGCTTTGCACAGTGTAAAAGTTGAATGTTTTTTGGCATTTCAGTCACTAAATTCATAAAGCCCCCGATGTATAATTTTGTTTTTCAAACGAATGCGGTAACTTTTGTTTGCTGGGCGAAGCCCTAGCGTTAATCAGCCACTCGTACTCAAAACCAGCCCAACCTTTCATCATCGCTTCACCCAAGCAATCATCTACAGTAAAGCCAGCGTCAACAGCCAAGCTAAGCTGTTTGGCCAGTCGGTTTACAACGGTTTGTGTCATGGGTGATTTTTTAGCTTTACGAAAAGTTAGGTAATCTTTGAAAACTTGGTCACTCGGTTTAGCAGGCCAGTTTGAATAATCTAAATCCTTGGCAGCTTTTGCGCGTTCAAGTTTGCTAGCACCAGCGACAGCGGTGCTAATCTCTTCTTCAGGAATCAATGAATCAGGAATCAATGAATCAGGAATCAGAGAATCAGCAAGATATTCACCGTCTTTACACGGTGGATTAACCGTTAAAGCACCGTTACTATCTTTTCTGTTACCGTTATCCTGTTGTTGTTTAACGGTTTCAGTCTTGGTTTTTGCAGCCTGTTTATCTTTACTGCTAGGGTAAACACCGTTAATGTCGGGTAATTCACTGGCCTTTTCTGTGTGATGTGGGTTTTGGTGTTTAGTAAAATTAAGTATTTGCACCAGCCTTTCACCGTTAATTTCATAGCGTTGAATAAAGCCAAATCGCTCTAATTCAGATAACCCATGATCAACATCAACATTATCAGCCGGAAAAACACCCATTCTAATACGCTTGGGTCTATCTTCTAACCGGCCTTCACGGTCAGATAATGTCCACAGGCCAATAAATAAAAGACGGTATTCAAAAGATAATTCAACCAGATCATCATTAAGAAAAAATGCTGGCTTAATATTACGTGCTCTGGCCATGCTAATTCCTATTGATGATTAGTGGGTTACGGTTTAAACTCTGCATTGGTGATTAACTCCTTATTAGTTAGTTACCTTTGGCCCACTCTGAACAGTGGGCTTTTTTATTACTGAAATTCTGTTGCTGTCTTTCCGTCGGTCAAGACAACAACCCTTATGGGTTTACGGCAGTTAACCTCGCCGCGCTGGTGTTACTTACCAATCACCGCTGTTGGGTGCTTTGGTAAATCTCTTACTTGACCTTCAACCACCGCATTTAGCGCCAGCGCTTCGTCTACAGTTTTCATTAATTTGGCTTTTATTCGCGCAAACTCAGTGCTATCAATCACTCCATCTTCACGTGCAAGACGTATCTCTCCCAGCGCAGCGCCTAATTGTTCACTAACCCGCATTAACTGGTCACTTAGTTCTTCATCGCAGCTAACGCTGTCTGGTAGTTTTACAAACACACCACCACGTTGTTGGCACCATGTTTCTAAAATTAAATTGTCATTAGCTTTGTCTGTTAATAAAACGGCATCACGTAAGTACAAATGGTTGCTGTCGTTTTCAGGGTTTAGCTTGTTATAAACAACTGAAATTTTTTGAAATGTTTCTGCTGAAAAGCGCTCAACACCATATTGGTGACCAACAAAATGTGCAGCATCAAGGGGGCATGAAAAGTGCGTGTTTTTTAATGTGCGGTTATTCATCACTAAGCTATCCTGTCTTTAGTTACTTTATTTGGGTGTAAGATTTGTAATGCTGAAAACTTACCATCTGTTTCGTTCGCAATTTTTTTAGCGTATTCGGTTTCACCGGTGTAATCGGTTCTTGGCAATTTTCCAGCTTTAAGCCATTTGTAAACAGCTCTTACACTGACTCCGCAAGCTTTTGCGACCCCTGAGACTTTATTTGGAGTTGATTCTATGGCCTGTTCTAAGATATGCATAACCGCCCTTTTATGTGTACTTTTGGTACATATTAAATGTGAACTGACTTTTCTGCAAGTAAAGAAGAGAATTGAATTATTGGTTCACAAAGAATGATAAATTTGAATAGCTT
The sequence above is drawn from the Rheinheimera salexigens genome and encodes:
- a CDS encoding ATP-binding protein, yielding MNLVTEMPKNIQLLHCAKHGDYEMRFLPMGTKFFKNDYCPKCAVENNQKQRAEDAQLAKKQAADLVRRSRIEAGVSLRNVDACFDDYVPEEDHEAKNLASIKLFCNKIQLDGSGNMVMCGSLGTGKTLLMSATVNQLLASGKRCRIVKMQDLIRELKDCWRPGAHFTETQLIKKFASIDLLVIDEVGMGYGSDTEKLFIFDVIDGRYNNMLPTVLVSNLDITGVKEAVGTRVVDRLREDGGLVLAFTGRSRR
- a CDS encoding phage regulatory CII family protein; translated protein: MNNRTLKNTHFSCPLDAAHFVGHQYGVERFSAETFQKISVVYNKLNPENDSNHLYLRDAVLLTDKANDNLILETWCQQRGGVFVKLPDSVSCDEELSDQLMRVSEQLGAALGEIRLAREDGVIDSTEFARIKAKLMKTVDEALALNAVVEGQVRDLPKHPTAVIGK
- a CDS encoding helix-turn-helix domain-containing protein; this encodes MHILEQAIESTPNKVSGVAKACGVSVRAVYKWLKAGKLPRTDYTGETEYAKKIANETDGKFSALQILHPNKVTKDRIA